The following coding sequences lie in one Silene latifolia isolate original U9 population chromosome 5, ASM4854445v1, whole genome shotgun sequence genomic window:
- the LOC141657316 gene encoding WAT1-related protein At5g07050-like yields MEGKGSNNNSFFEKSKPYIAMICLQFGYAGMNIVTKVSLNGGMSHYVLVVYRHAFATAVIAPFALIFERKVRPKMTLMIFSQIFVLGLLGPVIDQNFYYMGLKYTSPTFSCAMSNMLPAMTFVMALICRMEKVNIKKLWCIAKVVGTLITVGGAMLMTLYKGHIINMAWSGHVHPTAHPTSAALAAADKDWAKGSILLILATLAWAAFFILQAITMRKYTAHLSLTALVCFLGTLQSIVVTFVMEHKPSVWTIGWDMNLLAAAYAGIISSGIAYYVQGIVMEKRGPVFVTAFSPLMMILVAFMGSFILAEKIYVGGVLGAVLIVMGLYSVLWGKYKEYKEKEAEEMIPEVIKGCNNTDNHHTTIILDDVKVNDPELKKIEVVTKPVDMAGPMGQVV; encoded by the exons ATGGAAGGAAAAGGAAGCAATAATAATAGTTTCTTTGAGAAAAGCAAACCATACATAGCCATGATATGCTTGCAATTTGGCTATGCTGGTATGAACATTGTTACTAAGGTTTCCCTAAATGGTGGAATGAGCCACTATGTCCTCGTCGTCTACCGCCACGCTTTTGCCACCGCTGTGATTGCTCCCTTTGCCCTTATTTTTGAAAG GAAAGTGAGACCAAAGATGACACTTATGATTTTCTCACAAATTTTTGTTCTAGGACTACTTGG GCCTGTAATTGATCAAAACTTCTACTACATGGGATTAAAATACACATCTCCAACATTTTCTTGTGCCATGAGCAACATGCTACCTGCCATGACATTTGTTATGGCCCTAATATGCAG GATGGAGAAGGTGAACATAAAAAAGTTATGGTGCATAGCCAAAGTGGTGGGAACCTTAATAACAGTAGGAGGTGCTATGTTGATGACATTGTACAAAGGTCACATCATCAACATGGCATGGTCCGGCCACGTCCACCCTACCGCTCATCCTACCTCTGCCGCTCTTGCTGCCGCTGACAAAGATTGGGCCAAGGGATCCATTCTTCTCATCCTCGCTACTCTAGCCTGGGCCGCTTTTTTTATCCTTCAG GCTATAACAATGAGAAAATATACGGCTCATCTTTCACTAACAGCATTAGTGTGCTTTTTGGGCACCTTGCAATCAATTGTCGTCACCTTTGTTATGGAACATAAACCATCGGTTTGGACTATTGGATGGGACATGAATCTTCTTGCTGCTGCTTACGCG GGTATAATATCATCAGGAATTGCATATTATGTACAAGGAATTGTGATGGAGAAGAGAGGGCCTGTTTTTGTGACTGCTTTCAGCCCTTTGATGATGATCCTTGTGGCCTTCATGGGTTCTTTCATTCTTGCTGAGAAAATTTATGTTGGAGg TGTTCTTGGGGCAGTACTAATTGTGATGGGGTTGTATTCTGTTCTATGGGGCAAGTACAAAGAGTACAAGGAGAAGGAAGCTGAGGAAATGATCCCTGAAGTAATTAAGGGCTGTAACAACACTGACAACCACCATACGACCATCATTCTCGACGATGTCAAAGTAAACGACCCCGAATTGAAGAAAATTGAAGTTGTTACCAAGCCTGTGGATATGGCAGGACCGATGGGACAAGTAGTTTAG